From a single Methanomassiliicoccales archaeon genomic region:
- a CDS encoding biotin carboxylase N-terminal domain-containing protein — protein sequence MFNKVLIANRGEIAIRVINTCKRLGVLTVGIYTPSDKQCKHVHLADKSVELQTDGTGIGYLDIDAIIDVANRMRVDAIHPGYGFLSEKSEFSERCEEEGIAFLGPSPRAMKLLGSKLSAREFMSKVGVPIMPGTLEALETPDDAIKHANKIGYPVLLKASGGGGGRGMRLVNNDDEMENALASAKNEADKAFKNPTIYLERALLKARHIEFQVVGDSRGNAYCLGERECSVQRRHQKIIEETPSCAVSPELREKMSELCVAAVKRANYTSLGTFEFLMSAEGELFFLEANTRIQVEHPITESVTGLDLVELQLKIGSDREVEEELTDLKPKGHAMEFRINAENPFNNFFPAPGRIEKYMEPAGEGVRVDSHAYEGYVVPTEFDNLLAKLIISGRNREEVLRRAHDALDRYTVTGIKTTIPYHRLVVRNADFRVGNYSIDYVKDHAPADLLKMNEFSLFESIGR from the coding sequence ATGTTCAACAAAGTGCTCATAGCAAACAGAGGGGAGATCGCCATCCGGGTGATCAACACCTGCAAAAGACTCGGAGTGCTCACCGTAGGTATCTACACCCCATCGGACAAACAATGCAAGCACGTGCATCTGGCCGATAAAAGTGTGGAGCTTCAGACCGACGGCACCGGCATCGGATATCTGGACATCGACGCGATCATCGACGTGGCCAACCGGATGAGGGTGGACGCCATCCATCCTGGCTACGGTTTCCTTTCCGAGAAATCGGAATTTTCCGAGAGATGCGAAGAGGAGGGCATCGCCTTCCTGGGCCCCAGCCCAAGGGCCATGAAACTGCTGGGAAGCAAGCTCTCGGCCCGAGAGTTCATGTCCAAGGTGGGAGTGCCCATCATGCCGGGGACGCTCGAGGCGCTGGAGACCCCTGACGATGCGATCAAGCACGCCAACAAGATCGGTTACCCCGTTCTGCTCAAGGCCTCCGGAGGCGGCGGCGGCCGGGGAATGCGATTGGTGAACAATGACGACGAGATGGAGAACGCCCTTGCGTCCGCTAAGAACGAGGCGGACAAGGCCTTCAAGAACCCGACCATCTATCTGGAAAGGGCCTTACTGAAAGCGCGCCACATCGAGTTCCAGGTGGTGGGCGATTCCCGAGGGAACGCCTATTGCCTGGGAGAGAGGGAATGCTCGGTACAGCGCCGGCACCAGAAGATCATCGAGGAGACGCCGTCCTGCGCCGTTTCCCCGGAGCTCAGGGAAAAGATGTCCGAGCTGTGCGTGGCGGCGGTAAAAAGGGCCAACTACACCTCACTGGGAACGTTCGAGTTCCTCATGAGCGCCGAGGGAGAACTGTTCTTCCTGGAAGCGAACACCCGTATTCAGGTGGAGCACCCCATAACCGAATCGGTGACCGGGCTGGACCTGGTGGAACTGCAGCTCAAGATAGGTTCCGACCGCGAGGTGGAGGAGGAGCTCACCGACCTGAAGCCGAAAGGGCACGCCATGGAGTTCAGGATCAATGCGGAGAACCCCTTCAATAACTTCTTCCCAGCCCCCGGGCGCATAGAGAAGTACATGGAACCGGCAGGCGAGGGCGTGCGGGTCGATTCCCACGCCTATGAAGGATACGTGGTCCCCACGGAATTCGATAACCTGCTGGCCAAGCTCATAATCTCCGGACGTAACCGGGAAGAGGTGCTCAGGCGGGCGCATGATGCCTTGGACCGGTATACGGTCACCGGCATCAAGACCACCATACCGTACCACCGCCTGGTCGTCCGCAACGCCGACTTCCGCGTCGGGAACTACAGCATCGATTACGTCAAGGACCACGCACCGGCGGACCTGCTGAAGATGAACGAGTTCTCCCTGTTCGAGAGCATCGGACGTTAA
- the thpR gene encoding RNA 2',3'-cyclic phosphodiesterase, with the protein MSFRAFIAVDVRCGEELRKAIEELRGYGRPLKPVSPDIVHITLKFLGDTDERIVPEIEAVMRQAVADAPPFHIGLVGTGVFPNARSPRVIWAGMQGAEPLVKLASSLDEGCGTLGFPREKRAFSPHLTLARVREGHKPDLLGFLQDHQGKEFGSFTVDRIKLKKSVLTPSGPIYSDVIEAAL; encoded by the coding sequence ATGAGCTTTCGAGCGTTCATAGCAGTGGACGTCCGATGCGGCGAGGAGCTTCGAAAGGCGATAGAAGAACTGAGGGGATACGGCAGGCCGCTGAAACCGGTCTCGCCCGACATCGTCCACATCACGCTGAAGTTCCTGGGGGATACGGATGAGAGGATCGTGCCTGAGATCGAGGCGGTCATGCGTCAGGCGGTCGCCGACGCTCCACCGTTCCATATAGGTCTGGTCGGCACCGGGGTGTTCCCGAACGCACGCAGCCCCCGGGTCATCTGGGCGGGGATGCAGGGGGCGGAACCGCTGGTCAAGCTGGCATCTTCATTGGACGAGGGATGTGGAACGCTCGGCTTCCCCCGGGAGAAGCGGGCCTTCTCTCCCCATCTTACATTGGCAAGGGTGCGTGAAGGCCACAAGCCGGACCTTTTAGGATTTCTGCAGGACCACCAGGGCAAGGAGTTCGGTTCCTTCACCGTGGACAGGATAAAACTGAAGAAGAGCGTGCTGACGCCCTCCGGACCGATATACTCCGACGTGATCGAGGCCGCCCTTTAA
- a CDS encoding flavodoxin family protein, translating to MRILALNGSPRKDGNTAKFLKELTKEHKDVDLDYFDLGDLKIKDCISCFYCKKNEGCAIKDDMTMLYHKIQRAEALVIGSPVYFGAETAPTKAFLDRMYAMLNFGSGPGIYTSKIKGTKKAIIVFTCGNGKGNELYANLKDRMYSAYGTLGFTEVHPYIIPGVRPTIDILELEASQKVLQECHVTLGEE from the coding sequence ATGAGGATATTGGCTTTGAACGGCAGTCCGCGCAAGGATGGGAACACCGCGAAGTTCCTGAAGGAACTGACCAAGGAACACAAGGACGTCGACCTGGATTACTTCGACCTGGGCGATCTGAAGATCAAGGACTGCATCAGTTGCTTCTATTGCAAGAAGAACGAGGGCTGTGCCATCAAGGATGACATGACCATGCTCTACCACAAGATACAGCGCGCCGAGGCATTGGTCATCGGCTCCCCGGTGTATTTCGGAGCCGAGACCGCCCCGACGAAAGCGTTCCTCGACCGCATGTACGCCATGCTGAACTTCGGCAGCGGACCGGGGATATACACGTCCAAGATCAAAGGCACCAAGAAGGCCATCATCGTGTTCACCTGCGGCAATGGCAAGGGGAACGAGCTCTACGCCAACCTCAAGGACCGCATGTACTCCGCCTACGGAACGCTGGGATTCACCGAGGTGCATCCCTACATCATTCCCGGGGTGAGACCAACGATCGACATCCTGGAACTGGAGGCGTCGCAGAAAGTGCTCCAGGAATGCCATGTGACCCTGGGTGAGGAATGA